One Psychrilyobacter piezotolerans DNA window includes the following coding sequences:
- a CDS encoding ABC transporter permease codes for MEKDIKQMILTVRKHPYIAIGGVVIAVVFFIALAAPLLTKFNPLELNGKSRLLPPSLVHPMGTDHFGRDIMSRLLYGARTSMQVGISVVIISTIIGGLIGLAAGYYNKIDNLIMRILDGFMAFPGIIIAIILAAVWGAGKLNIILALSFAYFPQMARVVRGCVLTGKEWECVESAKSSGAKDGHILLKYILLNSLSPIIVQATFTFAVAILDEAALSFLGLGIEPPHPSWGGMITEGRSFMGVAPWGMIFPGTAIMVTVLGLNLLGDGLRDYLDPRLKV; via the coding sequence TTGGAGAAAGATATAAAACAAATGATTTTAACAGTTAGAAAACATCCTTATATAGCCATAGGAGGAGTAGTAATTGCAGTAGTTTTTTTTATTGCCTTGGCAGCTCCCCTCCTGACAAAATTTAATCCTTTGGAACTAAACGGAAAGTCTAGACTTCTGCCCCCTTCATTGGTACATCCCATGGGAACCGATCATTTTGGAAGGGATATTATGAGCCGATTGCTTTATGGGGCAAGGACATCTATGCAGGTTGGGATTTCAGTGGTAATAATCAGTACAATCATAGGGGGATTAATAGGGTTAGCAGCGGGATATTACAATAAAATAGATAATTTAATCATGAGAATTTTAGATGGATTTATGGCATTTCCAGGAATAATAATTGCCATAATTTTAGCAGCTGTTTGGGGAGCCGGTAAATTAAATATAATATTGGCACTTTCATTTGCTTATTTTCCTCAGATGGCAAGGGTTGTAAGGGGTTGTGTTCTTACCGGGAAAGAGTGGGAATGTGTAGAATCTGCCAAATCTTCAGGAGCTAAAGACGGGCATATACTTTTAAAATATATACTGCTTAATTCATTATCACCAATAATAGTACAGGCTACATTTACTTTTGCCGTAGCAATATTAGATGAGGCAGCTCTGAGTTTTTTAGGGCTGGGAATAGAACCACCTCATCCAAGCTGGGGTGGGATGATTACCGAAGGAAGATCTTTCATGGGTGTAGCACCTTGGGGAATGATATTCCCTGGAACAGCAATAATGGTTACTGTTTTGGGACTTAACCTTTTAGGAGACGGACTGAGAGACTATTTGGATCCGAGACTCAAGGTGTAG
- a CDS encoding ABC transporter ATP-binding protein, translating into MDKLLEIKNLKTYFYKNQEVIPAVDDISFCVKKGETVAIVGESGSGKSITALSILGCIPSPPGKIVGGEIIFEGSNLFEKSKKEMRNIRGNEISMIFQEPMTSLNPVYTIGRQLSEVFELHQGMKRKEGIKKAVELLRIVGIPSPEERAKQYPHQMSGGMRQRVIIAMALACRPKLIIADEPTTALDVTVQAQILDLIKNLKNEIGTSMLLITHDLGVVAEMAEKVIVMYAGKVVESAGVKEIFKDPKHPYTKGLLSSMPSLNGGNKRLNTIEGVVPKPTELPKGCRFSPRCEFAKEICKDSEPPLLNMGDRSLSCWMEAQEYIEEVNNEYSA; encoded by the coding sequence ATGGACAAGTTATTGGAGATAAAAAATTTGAAAACCTATTTTTATAAAAATCAGGAGGTAATACCTGCAGTAGATGACATCAGTTTTTGTGTGAAAAAAGGAGAAACTGTTGCCATAGTGGGAGAATCAGGAAGCGGAAAGAGTATAACTGCCTTGAGCATATTGGGGTGCATTCCATCTCCTCCAGGAAAGATAGTAGGCGGGGAAATAATATTTGAAGGAAGCAATTTATTTGAAAAATCAAAAAAAGAAATGAGAAACATTAGAGGCAATGAGATATCTATGATATTCCAAGAACCGATGACATCTTTAAATCCAGTATATACAATTGGCAGACAGCTCAGTGAGGTATTTGAGCTTCATCAGGGAATGAAGAGAAAAGAAGGGATTAAAAAAGCAGTTGAATTACTTAGAATAGTCGGTATACCTTCTCCAGAAGAAAGGGCAAAACAATACCCACATCAAATGTCTGGGGGGATGAGGCAGAGGGTCATAATAGCAATGGCTTTGGCCTGCAGACCAAAATTGATAATTGCAGATGAGCCTACAACAGCCTTGGATGTGACTGTACAGGCACAAATTCTTGATCTTATAAAAAATCTGAAAAATGAAATTGGGACTTCTATGCTTTTAATAACTCACGATTTAGGTGTAGTAGCTGAAATGGCAGAAAAAGTTATAGTTATGTATGCAGGGAAGGTGGTGGAGTCGGCAGGGGTAAAAGAGATTTTCAAAGATCCTAAGCATCCCTATACCAAAGGACTTCTTTCATCGATGCCATCCTTAAATGGGGGTAATAAAAGATTAAATACAATAGAGGGAGTTGTCCCAAAACCTACAGAACTTCCCAAAGGATGCCGATTTAGTCCCAGGTGTGAATTTGCAAAAGAAATATGTAAAGATTCAGAACCGCCCCTTTTGAATATGGGAGACCGATCTCTGAGCTGCTGGATGGAAGCACAGGAATATATTGAGGAGGTCAACAATGAATACTCTGCTTAA